In a single window of the Olivibacter sp. SDN3 genome:
- a CDS encoding AraC family transcriptional regulator codes for MAKEKTNIINEYHLNRHEPDKPQFALHDLHEYLKTNQCQAIKPHIHSFYQVIWFKKGMGKHSVDFKEYDVFDNAIFFVAPNQVHYFDENTDYGGVLIHFNELFLVQDQSQMEFFLNHNLFNNPYQQPSCCIGTGIDDILDKYVSQMKQELANESSFGKELILKNYLQSFLIQIQRRKNEFEKSADPSFPIMDEKRMQLVKFATLIDENYKKGYSVAEYARLLHISSRSLSDLTQQQLNKTPSQMIQERIILEAQRLLLYSNLNINQVGYRLGFDDASYFVKYFKKYTGVSPSEFKKSVS; via the coding sequence ATGGCTAAAGAGAAAACAAATATAATTAACGAATATCATCTGAACAGGCACGAGCCTGATAAGCCACAGTTTGCCCTGCACGATTTGCACGAATATCTGAAAACAAATCAGTGTCAGGCTATCAAACCCCATATCCACAGTTTTTATCAGGTTATATGGTTCAAGAAAGGTATGGGGAAACATTCGGTTGATTTTAAAGAGTACGACGTTTTTGACAATGCGATTTTTTTCGTTGCTCCCAATCAAGTGCATTATTTTGACGAAAACACGGACTACGGGGGTGTACTCATTCATTTCAACGAGCTTTTTTTGGTGCAAGACCAAAGCCAGATGGAGTTTTTTCTAAATCACAATCTGTTTAACAATCCGTATCAGCAACCCTCTTGCTGTATCGGTACGGGCATAGACGATATTTTGGACAAATACGTTTCGCAAATGAAACAGGAATTGGCAAACGAGAGTAGTTTTGGTAAAGAGCTGATTTTAAAAAACTATCTCCAATCATTCCTTATCCAAATACAACGTAGGAAAAACGAGTTTGAAAAATCTGCCGACCCGTCTTTTCCAATAATGGACGAAAAAAGAATGCAACTTGTTAAGTTCGCAACACTGATAGACGAAAACTATAAAAAAGGTTACAGCGTAGCCGAATATGCCCGATTACTGCATATATCGTCACGGAGCCTGTCAGACCTCACACAACAGCAACTCAACAAGACGCCGTCTCAAATGATACAGGAACGTATCATCTTGGAAGCACAACGTTTGTTATTGTACTCCAATCTCAATATCAATCAGGTGGGCTACCGCTTGGGCTTTGACGATGCGTCTTATTTTGTAAAGTATTTTAAGAAGTATACGGGCGTTTCTCCGTCCGAGTTCAAAAAATCCGTTTCCTAA
- a CDS encoding NAD(P)/FAD-dependent oxidoreductase — translation MRENERIIIIGGGLTGLTLAYLLSKKNINATVLEASSRLGGRIQTTKGALLTPLELGATWFSDIHPNLLALIDELGLQKFLQFSQGTSLFQTDLNEPPQRFVVPENQMSSYRLAGGTQILTDTLAKKLPKETILLNSKVTAIKETENGAVLETDTDKILEADKVIVCVPPQLVSTSVMFSPRLPDALHHLLPTVQTWMAGSIKFTLEYDSPFWRNEGYSGILFSHVGIVAEMHDHTNFEENKFGFTGFLDGAGASYSFEDRRRFVLQHLANLLGVQALNPTAYFDKVWTDEFVLGDNPVIPHPHYNNGHPLLQQSYMNGKLFFGVTETATQHGGYMEGAVIAAQSVADKIR, via the coding sequence ATGAGGGAAAACGAACGTATCATTATTATAGGTGGTGGATTGACGGGGCTTACATTGGCTTACCTGTTGTCGAAAAAGAATATCAATGCTACCGTATTGGAAGCCTCATCACGATTGGGTGGTAGAATACAAACGACAAAAGGAGCTTTGCTGACGCCGTTGGAATTGGGTGCAACGTGGTTCTCGGATATCCACCCGAATTTGCTGGCTTTGATTGATGAGTTGGGGTTGCAGAAGTTTCTGCAATTTTCACAAGGTACATCGTTGTTCCAAACGGACTTGAACGAACCTCCGCAAAGGTTTGTTGTTCCCGAAAATCAAATGTCCTCCTACCGTTTGGCAGGTGGAACGCAAATACTGACCGATACATTGGCAAAAAAGTTACCCAAGGAAACAATTTTACTGAACTCAAAGGTTACTGCAATAAAGGAAACGGAAAACGGAGCTGTACTCGAAACCGATACGGATAAGATATTAGAAGCAGATAAAGTAATCGTGTGCGTACCGCCACAATTAGTATCAACGAGCGTAATGTTTTCGCCAAGGCTACCCGACGCTCTCCATCATCTTTTACCGACCGTACAAACGTGGATGGCAGGTTCTATCAAGTTTACTTTGGAATACGATAGTCCGTTTTGGCGAAATGAGGGCTATTCCGGAATACTGTTCAGTCACGTAGGAATTGTCGCAGAAATGCACGACCACACTAATTTTGAAGAAAACAAATTTGGTTTTACGGGCTTCCTGGATGGTGCTGGGGCATCTTACTCTTTTGAAGACAGAAGGAGATTTGTATTGCAACATTTAGCGAATTTATTGGGTGTTCAGGCATTAAATCCTACCGCTTATTTTGACAAAGTCTGGACGGACGAATTTGTATTGGGAGATAACCCTGTTATCCCACATCCTCACTATAATAACGGACACCCGTTGCTACAACAAAGTTATATGAATGGCAAATTGTTCTTTGGCGTAACCGAGACAGCTACCCAACACGGTGGGTATATGGAGGGTGCGGTTATAGCGGCTCAATCCGTTGCTGATAAAATAAGGTAG
- a CDS encoding site-specific integrase: MATVSAKVFEHHKKADGTYNVKICVQHKRLRKYLDTTHFVVRKQLTKDFKVKDPFIAEKIEKQLRDYRKMISELDDRLDYFTAESLRDYLRDKDEDVDFIKFCDQHIEHLRKEDRIGTANNHRKIRNSLVDYFNRTSVSIKEINSNMLMAYERYMRSERTMTRINQLGNEVTTKEKGLSDSGLHNQMRDLRTLFNAARDHYNNEDLGIYRIKHYPFKKYKVGSPPLTKKRNNTLEQVLTIRDCITTPESRAELAKELYMLSFYLCGINAVDLYQITERDVRNGRLDYNRSKTQGKRKDNAFISIKIVDEAKPLLEKYLGKLRERYSSANALNWALCKGMEQLRKLTGIPELTLYWARHTFANTARNDCRMSKDDVALALNHVDEGNRTTDIYIAKDWKIVDDVQRKVIAQLRKVEVKVLKKIQAKNETDCIAA; the protein is encoded by the coding sequence ATGGCAACCGTTAGTGCAAAGGTGTTCGAGCATCACAAAAAAGCCGATGGCACCTACAATGTGAAAATTTGTGTACAACACAAAAGATTGAGAAAGTATCTTGACACGACTCATTTCGTTGTCAGGAAACAATTAACCAAAGACTTTAAAGTCAAAGATCCGTTTATCGCTGAAAAGATCGAGAAGCAGCTAAGGGATTATCGAAAGATGATCAGCGAACTCGACGACCGACTGGATTATTTTACCGCTGAATCTCTACGCGATTACCTGCGAGACAAAGATGAAGATGTCGATTTTATCAAGTTTTGCGATCAGCATATAGAACATCTAAGAAAAGAGGATCGAATCGGAACCGCAAACAACCACCGAAAAATCCGTAACAGTCTGGTCGATTATTTCAACCGGACTTCCGTTTCCATCAAGGAGATTAACTCCAATATGCTGATGGCATATGAACGTTATATGCGGTCGGAAAGGACAATGACACGGATCAACCAATTGGGAAATGAAGTTACCACGAAAGAAAAAGGATTATCCGATAGCGGTTTGCACAATCAGATGCGTGATCTGCGTACCTTGTTTAATGCCGCAAGGGATCACTATAATAATGAGGACCTCGGCATCTACCGCATCAAGCATTATCCATTCAAGAAATACAAGGTTGGTTCCCCACCCCTCACCAAGAAAAGGAACAATACACTTGAACAAGTGTTGACTATTCGGGATTGTATAACCACCCCCGAAAGTCGTGCGGAATTGGCAAAGGAACTTTATATGCTTTCGTTCTACCTTTGTGGCATAAATGCCGTAGACCTGTATCAAATAACAGAACGTGACGTTAGAAACGGACGTTTAGACTATAACCGTTCCAAGACACAGGGCAAGCGTAAGGACAATGCCTTTATCAGTATTAAGATTGTCGATGAGGCCAAGCCTTTATTGGAAAAATATTTAGGGAAATTGCGCGAACGCTATTCAAGTGCCAATGCCCTTAATTGGGCATTATGTAAAGGCATGGAGCAATTACGCAAATTAACAGGCATACCCGAACTTACGTTGTATTGGGCGAGACACACATTTGCGAACACGGCAAGGAATGATTGTCGTATGAGCAAAGACGACGTGGCTCTTGCACTCAATCATGTTGACGAGGGTAATCGCACAACAGATATTTACATTGCCAAAGATTGGAAAATTGTAGATGATGTACAGCGGAAAGTCATTGCACAGCTTAGAAAAGTCGAAGTTAAGGTCTTGAAGAAAATACAAGCTAAAAACGAGACAGACTGCATCGCTGCCTAA
- a CDS encoding HAD family phosphatase: MQNIQNIIFDYGNVIFMLDFERAQKAFTDLGVNHVEHIFAHSGQTTLFDDFDIGKITAKEFRDGIRELTGRADLTDKQIDIAWNALLIGVPQGRHELLHKMREKYNTFLLSNNNEIHYNFIMDYLKKEYGLDDYSRYFVKDYYSHLLGMRKPNKEIFEFVLQNHGLRPEETLFIDDSPQHLETAAKIGIHTELLTAPDTLEMLLSRKGIFQ; this comes from the coding sequence ATGCAAAATATTCAAAATATTATCTTCGATTACGGGAATGTCATTTTTATGCTAGACTTTGAGAGAGCTCAAAAGGCTTTTACCGACTTGGGGGTCAATCATGTAGAGCATATATTCGCTCACTCTGGTCAAACGACGCTTTTTGATGATTTTGATATCGGAAAAATAACGGCAAAAGAGTTTAGAGACGGTATCAGAGAACTTACCGGGCGGGCCGATCTCACAGATAAACAAATTGATATAGCTTGGAATGCCCTCTTAATCGGAGTCCCTCAAGGGAGGCACGAGTTATTACATAAAATGAGAGAAAAATACAATACCTTTTTATTAAGTAATAACAACGAGATCCATTATAATTTCATCATGGATTATCTGAAAAAAGAATATGGTTTAGACGATTATAGTCGTTATTTCGTCAAAGATTACTACTCTCACTTATTAGGTATGCGAAAGCCGAATAAAGAAATATTCGAATTTGTGCTTCAAAATCATGGTTTAAGGCCAGAAGAAACACTTTTTATTGATGACAGTCCACAGCACCTCGAAACGGCTGCAAAAATCGGTATTCACACGGAGTTGTTAACAGCTCCTGATACCTTAGAAATGCTATTGTCAAGAAAAGGAATCTTTCAATAG
- a CDS encoding proline dehydrogenase family protein, with translation MISTSEEPKAPVGEKLTFDNTEVAFRSKSNAALNRAYWLFKIISSNFLTKVGPPVTNFALNLGLPIQGIIRKTIFEHFCGGETINDCERTIQQLANQHVGTILDYSVEGEETEEVFDNVFSEILQTIERSKKDQNIPFSVFKITGLGRFDLLAKLDAGEKLQPKEEEEFFRIKNRVDKICNAAYHANVAVLIDAEHSWIQHTIDDLAREMMQKYNRQKAIVYNTYQLYRHDILATLKADLYLAQTDGFYIGAKLVRGAYMEIERERAEKLNYPSPIQADKAASDRDYNLGLQFCLDHIDNIGLMAGTHNEASCYLLVKEMEQRGIVRNDKRIYFAQLLGMSDNLSFNLSEAGYNVAKYMPYGPVKSVMPYLFRRAQENTSVAGQTSRELSLIAIEKKRRK, from the coding sequence ATGATTTCAACATCTGAAGAGCCTAAAGCTCCCGTAGGAGAAAAGCTCACATTTGACAATACAGAGGTCGCTTTCCGCAGCAAAAGTAATGCGGCATTAAATCGCGCATATTGGCTCTTTAAGATTATTTCCAGCAATTTTTTAACTAAGGTCGGCCCGCCAGTCACCAATTTTGCTCTTAATTTAGGTTTACCTATCCAGGGCATTATTCGAAAAACAATTTTCGAACATTTTTGCGGAGGAGAAACGATCAACGATTGTGAAAGAACTATCCAGCAATTGGCCAATCAACACGTAGGAACTATTTTGGATTATTCGGTTGAAGGTGAAGAAACAGAAGAAGTGTTTGATAACGTATTCTCTGAAATATTGCAAACTATTGAAAGGTCAAAGAAAGATCAAAACATTCCTTTTTCTGTTTTTAAAATCACCGGTTTAGGGCGTTTTGATTTATTGGCTAAATTAGATGCCGGAGAAAAGCTTCAGCCAAAGGAAGAGGAAGAGTTCTTCAGAATAAAGAATCGTGTAGATAAAATTTGTAATGCAGCTTATCATGCCAATGTAGCAGTTTTAATAGACGCCGAACACTCTTGGATTCAGCACACCATAGATGATTTAGCTAGAGAGATGATGCAGAAATACAATAGACAGAAAGCTATCGTATACAACACCTATCAACTGTATAGGCATGATATACTCGCCACCCTTAAAGCAGACTTATATTTAGCTCAAACAGATGGTTTCTATATAGGAGCAAAACTTGTTAGAGGAGCCTATATGGAAATTGAGCGGGAAAGAGCTGAAAAATTGAATTATCCATCACCCATTCAGGCAGATAAAGCCGCGTCCGACAGAGATTACAACCTAGGACTTCAATTTTGTCTAGACCATATCGACAACATCGGCTTAATGGCCGGTACCCATAACGAAGCAAGCTGTTATCTTCTCGTTAAGGAAATGGAGCAAAGAGGAATTGTAAGAAATGATAAACGTATATATTTTGCACAATTACTTGGTATGAGCGATAACCTAAGCTTTAACTTGTCTGAGGCCGGCTATAACGTCGCTAAGTACATGCCGTATGGCCCTGTCAAATCTGTTATGCCCTATTTATTTAGAAGGGCACAGGAGAATACTTCAGTTGCAGGGCAAACAAGCAGAGAATTAAGCCTAATTGCCATTGAAAAGAAGAGGCGTAAATAA
- a CDS encoding RNA-binding S4 domain-containing protein: MITFKLDTEYIHLIQLLKVVNIVENGGEAQAVVSEGLVYCNGEVEHRKRYKVRKGDVVEFLHYKISII, from the coding sequence ATGATTACTTTTAAACTTGACACGGAGTACATTCATTTGATACAATTGTTAAAAGTCGTTAACATAGTGGAAAATGGCGGAGAAGCTCAGGCCGTTGTAAGTGAGGGTTTGGTTTATTGTAATGGTGAAGTTGAACATAGAAAACGTTATAAAGTCAGGAAGGGAGACGTTGTTGAGTTTTTGCACTATAAAATTTCAATAATATAG
- the aroB gene encoding 3-dehydroquinate synthase: MKKIKSNTYSVYFDANLNVLDEFLKNSNYSKFFVLTDKNTGEHCLPLLKDILKSLVNYDLIEIDPGEENKTIDFCIGIWKMLIDFGADRKSLMINLGGGVITDIGGFAASTFKRGIDFIQIPTTLLSQVDASVGGKTGIDMDGVKNIIGTFTQPKAVFINGSFLSSLDQRQIISGFAEMIKHGLIYDNGYYNTLKGIHPKDIQEDLIYQSVEIKNKVVTKDPTEQGLRKILNFGHTIGHAIESYSLANDSFPLLHGEAIAVGMICEAYLSHRVGDLSVDELNEIVPYIQRIFPTYRFGEGIYDDLFAYMLNDKKNVDGRIGFALLKQIGGCAFDSYVEKEHIFESLDYYRSCVE, encoded by the coding sequence ATAAAAAAAATTAAAAGTAACACGTATTCTGTATATTTTGATGCAAATTTAAATGTGTTAGATGAATTTTTGAAAAACAGCAATTACTCTAAATTTTTTGTGTTGACAGATAAGAATACAGGTGAACACTGCTTGCCTCTGTTGAAAGATATTTTAAAGAGCTTGGTCAATTATGACCTGATCGAAATCGATCCCGGAGAAGAAAATAAAACGATCGACTTTTGCATTGGTATTTGGAAGATGTTAATAGATTTTGGAGCCGATAGAAAAAGTCTGATGATTAATTTAGGAGGGGGGGTTATTACAGATATCGGAGGCTTCGCCGCTTCAACATTTAAACGAGGGATAGATTTTATACAAATCCCCACCACTTTACTGTCTCAGGTGGATGCTTCTGTTGGGGGTAAAACGGGTATTGATATGGACGGTGTAAAAAATATTATAGGTACTTTTACACAACCAAAAGCGGTATTCATCAACGGTAGTTTTTTATCGAGTCTTGATCAGAGACAGATTATTTCAGGTTTCGCCGAAATGATTAAGCATGGATTAATTTATGATAATGGTTACTACAACACGCTAAAGGGGATCCACCCAAAAGATATTCAGGAGGATCTTATCTACCAATCTGTTGAGATAAAAAATAAAGTAGTCACTAAGGATCCCACAGAGCAGGGGCTACGGAAAATATTGAATTTCGGCCATACTATAGGGCATGCGATAGAGAGTTACTCTTTGGCAAATGATTCCTTTCCGTTGTTGCATGGGGAAGCCATTGCGGTAGGCATGATCTGTGAGGCTTACTTGTCGCATAGAGTGGGAGACTTATCTGTAGATGAACTAAATGAAATTGTGCCGTATATTCAACGTATATTTCCAACATACCGCTTTGGCGAGGGCATCTATGATGATTTATTTGCCTATATGCTAAATGATAAGAAAAATGTAGATGGCAGGATAGGCTTTGCTTTACTGAAACAAATCGGCGGCTGTGCGTTTGATAGCTACGTAGAAAAAGAACATATTTTTGAAAGTTTAGACTATTATCGTTCTTGCGTGGAGTAA
- a CDS encoding ThuA domain-containing protein — MELKRYVTTFLLICITGICFSFCKSEKKIDHPENRPAVLVFSKTNGFRHDSIEKGTATIEALGRDNGFEVVHTEDSTLFTSDYLDKFKAVIFLSTTGDILNDAQQQAFENYIQQGGGFVGVHAAADTEYGWPWYNKLVGAWFLSHPKQQNATIDVLDKNHPSTKHLPDQWTRWDEWYNYKDINQETTVLMKLDENSYEGGENKGNHPIAWYHAYDGGRAFYTGLGHTKESYDEVDFQKHLLGGIKYAMGE; from the coding sequence ATGGAATTGAAACGTTATGTAACAACCTTCCTCCTGATCTGTATAACAGGTATTTGTTTTTCTTTTTGCAAATCTGAAAAGAAAATAGATCATCCGGAGAACAGGCCGGCCGTGCTAGTGTTTTCCAAGACAAATGGTTTTCGCCATGATTCTATTGAAAAGGGAACGGCAACTATTGAAGCTTTAGGAAGGGATAATGGTTTTGAGGTGGTACATACCGAAGATAGCACTCTTTTTACTAGCGATTATCTTGATAAATTTAAAGCTGTAATTTTTTTAAGTACCACGGGAGATATCCTAAATGATGCGCAACAGCAGGCTTTTGAAAACTATATACAACAGGGGGGAGGTTTTGTGGGTGTGCATGCGGCGGCGGATACTGAATATGGTTGGCCTTGGTATAATAAATTGGTAGGGGCATGGTTTTTAAGTCACCCTAAACAGCAAAATGCAACGATTGATGTGCTGGATAAAAACCATCCATCTACAAAACATTTACCTGATCAATGGACTAGGTGGGATGAGTGGTATAATTATAAGGACATTAATCAGGAAACAACGGTGCTCATGAAATTGGACGAAAACAGTTATGAAGGAGGGGAAAACAAAGGCAACCACCCCATTGCATGGTACCACGCCTACGATGGAGGTAGAGCATTCTATACGGGACTGGGGCATACAAAGGAGAGCTATGATGAAGTGGATTTTCAGAAGCACCTTTTGGGCGGAATAAAATATGCGATGGGGGAGTAG
- the ilvA gene encoding threonine ammonia-lyase IlvA, whose protein sequence is MDPELNYQSASMRLKHVVNRTPLTYHPRLSEKYECEIYLKREDLQLVRSYKLRGAYNMVGSLSKEQLERGVVCASAGNHAQGFAYSCSKLGVKGVVFMPEITPKQKVTQTEMFGNGKIEIILTGDTFDDCLHKSLSYTVENNMTFIPPFDDYRIIEGQGTVGVEILEDQPDIDVAIIPIGGGGIAAGVGNYLKSINPAIKIIGVEPAGAPSMTEALKADKPVTLNEINRFVDGAAVKRIGELTFTLCKDILEKVILIPEGKVCTTILKLYNEDAIVVEPAGALSVTSLDFCREEIKGKKVVCIVSGGNNDIDRMAEIKELSLLHEGLKHYFIVRFPQRPGALKLFVNEVLGPQDDITRFEFIKKTERERGPALVGIELQNAEDYDALLQRMRLHRFDVKEVNTDQTLFEYLI, encoded by the coding sequence ATGGATCCTGAATTGAATTATCAAAGTGCTTCTATGCGTTTAAAGCATGTCGTTAATCGCACTCCTTTAACCTACCATCCGAGACTTTCCGAAAAATATGAATGCGAAATCTATCTAAAACGGGAGGATCTGCAGCTGGTACGATCGTACAAATTAAGAGGTGCTTACAATATGGTTGGCTCGCTTTCTAAAGAACAACTGGAACGCGGTGTAGTATGTGCCAGCGCTGGAAATCATGCACAAGGCTTCGCCTATTCATGCAGTAAGCTAGGTGTTAAAGGGGTTGTTTTTATGCCCGAAATTACGCCAAAACAAAAAGTTACACAAACGGAAATGTTTGGTAATGGAAAAATAGAAATTATTCTTACGGGAGACACTTTTGACGATTGCCTACACAAATCCCTCTCCTATACGGTGGAGAATAACATGACATTCATCCCTCCATTTGATGATTATCGTATTATAGAAGGTCAGGGAACGGTGGGTGTTGAAATATTAGAGGATCAACCGGATATCGATGTGGCCATTATCCCAATAGGCGGCGGAGGTATTGCTGCCGGGGTAGGAAATTATTTAAAAAGTATTAATCCCGCTATCAAAATCATCGGTGTAGAACCGGCGGGCGCCCCTTCCATGACAGAAGCTTTAAAAGCCGATAAGCCAGTCACCCTAAATGAAATAAATCGTTTCGTTGATGGTGCCGCCGTTAAACGGATCGGAGAATTGACCTTTACACTCTGCAAGGATATATTGGAAAAAGTAATCCTTATTCCAGAAGGGAAAGTTTGTACCACTATCTTAAAACTGTATAATGAAGATGCTATTGTAGTGGAACCTGCCGGAGCACTATCTGTTACCTCACTGGATTTCTGCCGGGAGGAAATCAAGGGTAAAAAAGTAGTCTGTATCGTGAGTGGAGGGAATAATGATATCGACCGAATGGCAGAAATCAAAGAATTATCGCTACTCCATGAAGGATTAAAACATTATTTTATCGTGCGCTTTCCGCAACGGCCTGGCGCATTGAAACTTTTCGTCAATGAGGTTTTAGGACCGCAAGACGATATTACGCGATTTGAATTCATTAAGAAAACTGAGCGCGAGAGAGGTCCCGCATTAGTAGGCATTGAGCTACAAAATGCGGAAGATTACGATGCTCTCTTACAACGCATGCGCTTACATCGCTTTGATGTAAAAGAAGTCAATACAGATCAAACCTTATTTGAATATTTGATATAA
- the leuB gene encoding 3-isopropylmalate dehydrogenase, which translates to MNLNIALLAGDGIGPEVIDQAVKVVNAIAAKFNHQINWTSALTGASAIDAVGEPYPDETHKICMAADAVLFGAIGHPRFDNDPKATIRPEQGLLKMRQKLGLFANVRPTFTFPSLIDNSPLKRARIEGTDLVILRELTGGIYFGERGRKDNGDTAFDTCTYTREEIRRLAKLGFEMAMTRRKKLCCVDKANVLESSRLWRETVQGMENDFPEVEVSYEFVDAVAMRLVQWPSSYDVIITENLFGDILTDEASVISGSMGLMPSASIGIHTSLFEPIHGSYPQAAGKNVANPLATVLSAAMMFEDAFGLKEEAEAIRTVVNRSLAEGIVTEDLSGKTSKAYKTSEVGDWLAANI; encoded by the coding sequence ATGAATTTAAATATCGCTCTTTTAGCTGGGGATGGAATTGGACCTGAAGTGATAGATCAGGCAGTAAAGGTAGTAAATGCAATAGCAGCAAAATTTAATCACCAAATTAACTGGACATCCGCTTTAACAGGCGCTTCTGCAATTGATGCAGTAGGTGAGCCTTATCCAGATGAGACGCATAAAATATGTATGGCGGCAGATGCTGTATTATTTGGAGCCATCGGACACCCTCGTTTTGATAATGACCCAAAAGCAACCATTCGACCAGAACAGGGCCTTCTTAAAATGCGTCAAAAGTTGGGATTATTTGCCAATGTTCGTCCGACCTTCACGTTCCCTTCTTTAATAGATAACTCCCCTTTAAAAAGAGCACGAATTGAAGGCACAGATCTCGTTATCTTACGGGAGTTAACTGGCGGTATCTATTTTGGCGAAAGAGGTCGTAAGGATAACGGCGACACCGCTTTTGACACCTGTACTTATACCAGAGAAGAAATTAGACGGCTTGCTAAATTAGGGTTTGAAATGGCTATGACACGTAGAAAAAAACTCTGCTGTGTAGATAAAGCTAATGTACTAGAAAGCTCCCGTTTATGGAGAGAGACTGTACAAGGAATGGAAAACGATTTTCCAGAAGTAGAAGTAAGCTATGAATTTGTAGACGCCGTAGCTATGCGTCTGGTTCAGTGGCCAAGTTCGTACGACGTTATTATCACTGAAAACCTCTTTGGAGATATTTTAACTGATGAAGCTTCAGTTATTTCGGGATCTATGGGACTAATGCCTTCTGCGTCCATTGGTATCCATACATCGTTATTCGAACCAATCCACGGCTCTTACCCTCAAGCCGCCGGGAAAAACGTGGCGAACCCGCTCGCTACCGTATTATCGGCCGCGATGATGTTTGAAGATGCTTTTGGACTAAAAGAGGAGGCAGAAGCCATTCGAACAGTTGTTAACAGATCATTAGCTGAAGGTATTGTTACGGAAGACCTTTCGGGCAAAACCAGCAAAGCTTATAAAACCAGTGAAGTAGGCGACTGGTTAGCTGCTAATATATAA